One genomic window of Synergistetes bacterium HGW-Synergistetes-1 includes the following:
- a CDS encoding aminotransferase (associated with arginine deiminase pathway genes; probably functions in arginine catabolism), translating into MPIKDFKVEKWLNPRDAHCKYNLGASCVKAISLDELAALGGENKDELTKYFFETHLHYGAFFGLPRLLDAIASTYKCVKPEMVLTFHGGTGANSAVLTGMLEKGDNVVAVMPNYQQHYSIPEALGIEVRPLYLEKEDGYKIDPEILDSLTDSKTKLITLTNPNNPTGSYMNADELCKIIAIAEKNGSYILCDEIYRGLAEEYMPSIVDLYEKGIATSSMSKIYSMAGTRVGWAVTRDKKAYDILENRRSYDSICNGVFDELLSAIALENSDKMLARARAIVRPNKKIVDEWIRKQPHLSVYGESFTTTMLVHYDYDIDEVELCTDIYEKTGVLLCHGDCFEEKKCFRLGFGFGDSALLQNGLDKLGGYLASLR; encoded by the coding sequence TTGCCGATCAAAGATTTTAAAGTTGAAAAATGGCTGAACCCCCGCGATGCACACTGCAAATACAACCTGGGCGCTAGCTGCGTGAAGGCTATTTCACTGGACGAACTGGCAGCGTTGGGCGGAGAAAACAAAGATGAGCTGACTAAATATTTCTTTGAGACCCACCTTCACTACGGTGCATTCTTTGGACTGCCCCGACTTCTGGATGCGATCGCATCAACATACAAATGTGTAAAACCCGAAATGGTCCTCACTTTCCACGGAGGTACAGGGGCAAACTCAGCGGTGCTTACGGGAATGCTTGAAAAGGGAGACAATGTCGTGGCAGTAATGCCCAACTATCAGCAGCACTATTCGATCCCTGAAGCCCTGGGTATCGAAGTGCGTCCCCTTTACCTGGAAAAGGAGGATGGCTACAAGATCGATCCGGAGATACTCGACTCTCTGACAGACAGCAAAACAAAACTGATAACACTGACCAACCCCAATAACCCGACAGGATCCTATATGAACGCTGATGAGCTGTGCAAAATTATAGCCATAGCTGAAAAGAACGGCTCATATATCCTATGTGACGAGATATACAGGGGGCTTGCCGAAGAATACATGCCATCTATAGTAGATCTCTATGAAAAGGGCATAGCCACAAGCAGCATGTCCAAGATCTACTCAATGGCAGGTACAAGGGTTGGCTGGGCCGTCACGCGTGACAAAAAAGCATACGACATACTTGAAAACAGGCGTTCCTACGACTCGATATGCAACGGGGTCTTCGATGAACTGCTTTCTGCCATAGCTCTTGAGAACAGCGACAAAATGCTAGCGAGAGCACGCGCGATAGTAAGGCCAAACAAAAAAATCGTTGATGAATGGATCAGGAAACAGCCACATCTTTCTGTTTACGGAGAGAGTTTTACAACTACAATGCTGGTCCATTATGACTACGATATCGACGAAGTGGAACTATGCACGGATATATACGAAAAGACAGGAGTCCTTCTCTGTCACGGGGACTGTTTTGAAGAGAAAAAGTGTTTCAGGCTCGGTTTTGGTTTTGGCGACAGTGCGCTGCTTCAAAATGGACTTGACAAGCTTGGAGGATATCTCGCATCCTTAAGGTGA
- a CDS encoding NADH-quinone oxidoreductase subunit NuoE: MSTATKDVAQVTKDIVAPWKGKRGGIIPILQKVQHEFGYLPDEAMVTISSETKVALAELYGVATFYAQFHLKPRGRHIIRVCRGTACHVRGSLGILERVISELKLQSGEVTTPDLRFTIEPVACIGACGLAPCVMVDDETHGRLTKDKVPDMLSKYE; the protein is encoded by the coding sequence ATGTCCACAGCAACAAAAGATGTTGCACAGGTGACGAAAGATATCGTCGCTCCATGGAAAGGGAAAAGGGGCGGTATCATTCCCATCCTTCAGAAAGTGCAGCATGAATTCGGCTACCTGCCTGATGAGGCCATGGTCACCATATCCTCAGAAACCAAAGTCGCCTTGGCAGAGCTATACGGAGTAGCTACTTTCTACGCGCAGTTCCACCTCAAACCACGCGGACGCCACATTATCAGGGTCTGTCGCGGAACAGCATGCCACGTTAGAGGAAGCCTTGGTATCCTCGAAAGGGTAATTTCCGAGCTCAAACTTCAGTCCGGCGAGGTAACAACTCCCGATCTCAGGTTCACAATAGAACCTGTTGCATGTATCGGAGCATGCGGTCTTGCGCCGTGTGTCATGGTAGACGACGAGACTCACGGTCGCCTCACCAAGGACAAGGTCCCCGACATGCTTTCAAAATACGAATAG
- a CDS encoding histidine phosphatase family protein, with the protein MRIVLWRPQYVRSCSLLNNTEKQKIYLIRHAKPDLPHNGKLYYGSTDYPLSEEGMIMASNLSNALKNLEIGAVFSSDLRRAMDTAEIALAGRSCEVRQVRGLREIHLGEWEGRSFDEVRSTWNELYEKRGTSFDSVGPPGGESFKDLQKRTVPAFKDILDDNPSGSILVFAHGGVIWTLMCNYFGFKLNDIFFYPMDFCGIHLIERTGELMKLIKYNWSSSLS; encoded by the coding sequence ATGAGGATCGTCCTATGGCGGCCTCAGTATGTCAGGAGCTGCAGCTTATTGAATAATACGGAAAAACAGAAAATATATCTTATACGCCACGCTAAGCCGGATCTTCCCCACAACGGGAAGCTATATTACGGATCGACTGACTACCCACTTTCTGAAGAGGGAATGATTATGGCGAGTAATTTGTCCAATGCCCTGAAAAACCTTGAAATAGGGGCTGTTTTTTCAAGTGATCTCAGGAGAGCAATGGATACCGCTGAGATAGCCCTGGCAGGACGTAGCTGCGAGGTAAGGCAGGTAAGAGGACTTCGCGAGATACACCTAGGAGAGTGGGAAGGCAGAAGTTTCGACGAGGTTAGGTCCACGTGGAACGAACTCTACGAAAAGAGGGGAACATCCTTTGATTCTGTCGGCCCGCCGGGAGGAGAGAGTTTCAAAGACCTTCAGAAACGAACGGTCCCGGCTTTTAAGGATATACTTGACGACAACCCTTCAGGCAGCATTCTGGTCTTTGCACACGGTGGAGTTATCTGGACACTGATGTGCAATTATTTCGGTTTTAAGCTGAATGACATTTTTTTCTACCCGATGGATTTCTGCGGAATACATTTGATAGAACGTACCGGTGAACTGATGAAACTGATAAAATACAACTGGAGTTCGAGCCTGTCCTGA
- a CDS encoding 2Fe-2S ferredoxin: MTIKSLEDLRKIKADSQLQTKARKNNDTQVIIGMGTCGIAAGAREVMTAVLEELAKRNLNNVSVLQTGCIGMCQKEPLMDIVRPGEDRVTYGPVYPADVPRIIADHLVNGNIVEDLVVAKIPNKE, encoded by the coding sequence ATGACTATAAAAAGCCTTGAAGATCTCAGGAAGATAAAAGCGGACTCACAGCTTCAGACAAAAGCCCGCAAGAATAATGATACACAGGTGATCATTGGGATGGGAACCTGTGGCATAGCTGCGGGAGCGCGAGAAGTAATGACTGCTGTCCTTGAAGAACTCGCTAAGCGCAACCTGAACAATGTTTCAGTCCTTCAGACCGGGTGCATAGGAATGTGCCAGAAGGAACCCCTTATGGATATAGTCCGTCCAGGTGAGGACAGAGTCACCTATGGACCGGTATATCCGGCGGATGTTCCCCGCATAATTGCTGACCACCTTGTAAACGGGAATATAGTCGAGGATCTTGTTGTGGCTAAGATCCCCAATAAAGAATAG
- a CDS encoding NADH-quinone oxidoreductase subunit NuoF — protein sequence MALVRAHILICTGTGCTASGAKDVLAKFEVELKAKKLRDEVSLVETGCHGFCEGGPLVIIYPEGTFYTRVKPEDVAEIVEEHILKGRIVSRLLFKEPLTAEQVPNYDEIAFYKKQHRLVLRNCGHINPDSIEEYIGADGYEGLAKALLEMTPGQVVEEMKKTGLRGRGGGGFPTGMKWMFCAKSPGPKKYVICNADEGDPGAFMDRSLLEGDPHAILEGMAICAYAIGADEGYIYCRAEYPLAIKRLKQAIAQAEEAGLLGEKILGTDFNFTIHIKEGAGAFVCGEETALMASIEGKRGMPRPRPPFPAVKGLWEKPSNINNVETFANVPYIFRVGAEEYAKLGTEKSKGTKVFALTGKINNTGLAEVPMGITMREIIFDIGGGIMGGKKFKAVQIGGPSGGCIPEELLDTPVDYDSLIAAGAMMGSGGLVVMDEDTCMVDVAKFFLNFTQSESCGKCTPCREGTKRMLEMLTAITDGKGKEGDIEKLERLAKSIKAGALCALGQTAPNPILSTLRYFRDEYEAHIYEKRCPAGVCTALIGYKITDKCVGCGLCKKVCPVDAISGEPKGKHTIDPEKCIKCGACMEKCPFKAIIRG from the coding sequence ATGGCTCTTGTGAGAGCTCACATACTGATCTGTACCGGTACAGGCTGTACCGCATCCGGTGCTAAGGATGTTCTTGCTAAATTTGAAGTAGAACTTAAGGCAAAAAAACTGCGTGACGAAGTAAGCCTTGTTGAAACAGGATGTCACGGATTCTGCGAAGGTGGCCCACTTGTGATAATTTATCCGGAGGGGACTTTCTATACTCGCGTAAAGCCGGAAGATGTCGCTGAAATAGTCGAAGAGCATATACTCAAGGGAAGAATAGTATCACGTCTGCTCTTCAAGGAACCTCTTACAGCCGAACAGGTTCCGAACTACGACGAGATCGCATTTTATAAAAAGCAGCACCGTCTGGTTCTCAGGAACTGCGGACATATAAATCCCGATTCTATAGAAGAATACATCGGAGCCGACGGATATGAAGGTCTTGCGAAGGCACTTTTGGAAATGACGCCGGGGCAGGTTGTCGAAGAGATGAAGAAAACCGGACTCCGCGGACGCGGCGGCGGCGGATTCCCCACAGGAATGAAGTGGATGTTCTGCGCAAAATCCCCCGGTCCGAAAAAATATGTAATATGCAATGCTGACGAAGGTGACCCGGGCGCATTCATGGACCGCTCGCTTCTTGAGGGCGACCCGCACGCGATACTTGAAGGAATGGCAATCTGTGCATACGCAATAGGTGCTGACGAAGGCTACATTTATTGCCGCGCTGAATATCCCCTTGCGATCAAACGCCTGAAGCAGGCCATCGCACAGGCTGAAGAAGCAGGGCTTCTTGGTGAAAAGATCCTTGGTACTGACTTCAATTTCACAATCCACATCAAAGAAGGAGCAGGCGCATTTGTATGCGGAGAAGAGACGGCACTCATGGCATCAATAGAGGGCAAACGCGGCATGCCGCGCCCACGTCCCCCATTCCCCGCAGTAAAGGGCCTCTGGGAGAAGCCATCCAATATCAATAACGTTGAGACCTTTGCCAATGTTCCATACATATTCAGAGTCGGAGCTGAGGAATATGCGAAGCTCGGCACAGAGAAATCAAAGGGGACTAAGGTCTTTGCACTTACAGGAAAGATCAACAATACAGGACTTGCGGAAGTACCCATGGGTATTACCATGCGCGAGATCATCTTTGATATCGGCGGAGGTATCATGGGCGGCAAAAAATTCAAGGCAGTCCAGATAGGCGGACCTTCTGGCGGATGTATTCCGGAAGAACTGCTGGACACTCCCGTGGACTATGATTCGCTGATAGCTGCAGGAGCAATGATGGGATCCGGCGGACTCGTCGTAATGGACGAAGATACCTGCATGGTGGATGTTGCCAAGTTCTTCCTCAACTTCACCCAGTCCGAATCATGCGGTAAATGCACTCCATGCCGCGAGGGAACGAAACGAATGCTAGAAATGCTCACGGCTATCACAGATGGAAAAGGAAAAGAGGGCGACATAGAGAAGCTGGAGAGACTTGCCAAGTCTATCAAGGCAGGAGCTCTATGCGCACTGGGACAGACTGCTCCCAACCCTATCCTTTCCACGCTGCGTTATTTCAGGGATGAATATGAGGCCCATATATACGAGAAGAGATGCCCCGCAGGAGTTTGTACAGCGCTTATCGGCTACAAGATCACTGATAAGTGTGTTGGCTGTGGCCTCTGCAAAAAGGTATGCCCTGTAGACGCAATATCCGGAGAGCCCAAAGGAAAGCACACAATAGATCCCGAGAAGTGCATTAAGTGCGGAGCCTGTATGGAAAAATGCCCGTTCAAGGCGATCATCCGCGGTTGA
- a CDS encoding cupin domain-containing protein, whose translation MEQGIVVKNTAELEHSTVGDLCSLAEVLHPKNEKLPFCGFSLSHAEILPHGCTIPHRMMKSSEVYWVIEGSGTLFINGTPVALKKGIAVMVPPSAEQYAVNDSDKILEFLCIVSPPWDKSDEEII comes from the coding sequence ATGGAACAGGGTATTGTGGTAAAAAATACAGCTGAGCTTGAACATTCTACTGTAGGAGATCTTTGTTCCCTTGCTGAAGTACTCCACCCCAAAAATGAAAAACTTCCTTTTTGCGGCTTCTCGCTGTCCCATGCCGAGATCCTCCCTCATGGCTGCACCATACCTCACAGAATGATGAAGTCTTCGGAAGTTTATTGGGTAATAGAGGGAAGCGGTACTCTTTTTATAAATGGGACACCGGTAGCTCTTAAAAAAGGAATTGCTGTTATGGTCCCTCCTTCAGCGGAACAGTATGCGGTAAACGACAGTGATAAAATACTGGAATTTCTCTGTATCGTATCACCGCCATGGGATAAGTCAGACGAAGAGATTATCTGA
- a CDS encoding ferredoxin: protein MELVKVTIDNKTVSVPSSYTVIEAAQVAGIHIPQLCYHSELSKEGACRVCVVEIEGARGLGAACVYPVSDGMVVHTNTPIVRETRKTVVELLLANHPQECLTCQKNNNCELQTIAADLGIREIPYTGEKRHAEKDESNPSIVRDPEKCILCGRCIRACHEHQGLDVYAFVNRGFKTLVEPAFSYGLDKVTCTYCGQCVAVCPTAAICEKDDTEKVFDALGDPNKYVIVQTAPATRVALGEALGLPAGEIVTGKMVAALRKLGFDKVFDTDFSADLTIMEEGHEFLDRVVNGGTLPMITSCSPGWINFIEMKYPDLLPHLSTAKSPQGMFGALTKTYWPETQGIPLEKIYSVSIMPCTAKKAERVRPQLQSNPGIPDVDAVITTRELGRMIKNAGIDFKNLPEEEYDSPLGLSSGAAVIFGVTGGVMEAALRTVYAVLNEGKDIPGINFMPVRGMEGIKEATVDVPINGENVTVKLAVAHTLKNARILMDKVRAGEADYHFIEVMACPGGCIGGGGQPQPVNAEVRAARTAATYRVDASKMIRQSHKNPDIVALYDNWLGKPLGEKSHHLLHTHYKAQPREV, encoded by the coding sequence ATGGAACTGGTAAAGGTAACTATAGATAACAAAACAGTATCCGTACCGAGCAGCTATACAGTGATAGAAGCAGCTCAAGTTGCAGGTATACATATCCCCCAACTCTGCTACCACTCGGAGCTTAGCAAAGAGGGAGCATGCAGGGTCTGTGTGGTCGAAATAGAAGGAGCCCGCGGACTTGGTGCTGCCTGCGTGTACCCTGTTTCTGACGGGATGGTTGTCCATACGAACACTCCAATTGTCAGGGAGACGAGAAAGACGGTCGTGGAGCTTCTGCTCGCGAATCATCCCCAGGAATGCCTCACGTGCCAAAAGAACAATAACTGCGAACTCCAGACCATCGCGGCAGATCTTGGTATTCGCGAAATACCCTATACAGGAGAAAAGCGCCACGCTGAGAAAGACGAATCCAACCCAAGCATCGTACGCGACCCAGAGAAATGCATACTGTGCGGCAGATGTATCAGGGCCTGCCACGAACATCAGGGCCTGGATGTCTATGCATTCGTGAACCGCGGATTCAAGACCCTTGTTGAACCGGCCTTCAGCTACGGTCTCGACAAGGTCACCTGCACATACTGCGGTCAGTGTGTCGCTGTATGCCCGACAGCGGCGATCTGTGAAAAAGATGACACAGAAAAGGTCTTTGACGCACTTGGAGATCCCAACAAGTATGTAATAGTCCAGACAGCACCTGCGACACGAGTGGCGCTTGGAGAAGCCCTTGGACTCCCTGCAGGAGAAATAGTCACCGGCAAAATGGTAGCTGCGCTTCGCAAACTTGGGTTTGACAAGGTGTTTGACACGGATTTCAGCGCAGATCTTACCATAATGGAAGAGGGACACGAGTTCCTTGACAGGGTCGTAAACGGGGGAACGCTGCCGATGATCACATCCTGCTCACCGGGGTGGATCAATTTCATCGAAATGAAGTACCCCGATCTTCTCCCGCACCTTTCAACGGCGAAATCACCTCAGGGCATGTTCGGCGCCCTTACTAAGACATACTGGCCGGAGACTCAGGGTATCCCGCTTGAAAAGATATACAGTGTTTCAATAATGCCCTGCACTGCCAAAAAAGCTGAACGCGTAAGGCCGCAGCTCCAGAGCAATCCCGGCATTCCTGATGTTGACGCGGTCATTACTACAAGAGAGCTTGGAAGGATGATAAAGAACGCGGGCATCGATTTCAAAAACCTGCCGGAAGAAGAATATGACAGTCCTCTTGGCCTTTCGAGCGGTGCCGCAGTTATCTTTGGCGTAACGGGCGGAGTCATGGAAGCAGCGCTGCGTACGGTCTACGCAGTACTCAATGAGGGCAAGGATATTCCCGGGATCAATTTCATGCCGGTCCGTGGAATGGAAGGCATCAAGGAAGCCACTGTTGATGTTCCTATAAACGGAGAGAACGTCACTGTAAAGCTTGCGGTAGCCCATACACTCAAAAATGCAAGGATCCTAATGGACAAGGTCCGTGCAGGAGAGGCCGATTATCACTTTATCGAAGTCATGGCATGTCCCGGAGGCTGCATAGGCGGCGGCGGACAGCCCCAGCCTGTTAATGCTGAAGTCAGGGCAGCCAGAACTGCGGCCACCTACAGGGTCGATGCGTCAAAGATGATCCGCCAGTCTCACAAAAACCCCGACATCGTTGCCCTTTACGATAATTGGCTTGGCAAGCCCCTCGGCGAAAAGTCACACCATTTGCTCCATACCCACTATAAAGCTCAGCCAAGAGAAGTCTAA
- a CDS encoding NADH-quinone oxidoreductase subunit NuoE encodes MLENMSEKSWEQLDQLLDRYRGTKGSVIPVLQQAQEIFGYLPKDVLIKISKEIDVPISQVFGVVTFYSQFHLEPRGKNIIRSCQGTACHVRGAKAVLNAIREKLGLKDGQVTTPDLEYTLETVACIGACGLAPCLMINDDTHGRLTAEAVGPMLDKYCNK; translated from the coding sequence ATGTTAGAGAACATGTCAGAGAAGTCCTGGGAACAGCTGGACCAGCTTTTGGACAGATATCGGGGCACGAAAGGCAGTGTGATACCTGTTCTGCAGCAGGCTCAGGAAATATTCGGATATCTTCCGAAGGATGTTCTGATCAAAATCAGCAAGGAGATCGACGTCCCCATCAGCCAGGTGTTCGGTGTCGTCACTTTTTACTCCCAGTTTCACTTGGAACCTCGCGGCAAGAACATTATCAGGTCATGCCAAGGAACAGCATGTCATGTCCGCGGAGCAAAGGCCGTTCTCAATGCTATCCGTGAAAAGCTGGGACTTAAGGACGGTCAGGTAACGACTCCCGACCTTGAGTACACGCTTGAGACAGTGGCCTGCATCGGAGCCTGTGGCCTGGCTCCATGCCTCATGATCAACGATGATACTCATGGAAGGCTCACAGCTGAAGCGGTCGGACCTATGCTCGACAAGTACTGTAATAAGTAG
- a CDS encoding 2Fe-2S ferredoxin — protein sequence MPKISNLEELKKLREKSIAVTAARKEGKFRVIIGLGTCGIAAGGRKIMEVAMEEISKRGLKDVSVETTGCIGMCQNEPLMDIVRPGEPRVTYGNLKPEDVPRIIADHLVNGNVVEEKVIGRPE from the coding sequence ATGCCTAAAATCAGCAATTTGGAAGAACTTAAAAAACTTAGAGAAAAGTCTATAGCTGTAACTGCCGCCCGTAAGGAAGGCAAATTCAGAGTCATAATCGGACTTGGGACGTGCGGGATCGCTGCAGGCGGAAGAAAGATAATGGAAGTTGCCATGGAAGAGATCTCCAAGCGCGGACTCAAGGATGTTTCAGTTGAGACGACCGGCTGCATCGGTATGTGCCAGAATGAGCCGCTTATGGATATAGTACGTCCGGGCGAACCTAGAGTAACATACGGCAACCTGAAGCCCGAAGATGTTCCCCGCATAATCGCTGACCACCTCGTAAACGGCAACGTCGTCGAGGAAAAAGTCATCGGAAGACCTGAATAG